The genome window AATCAGGGAGTCGGAGTTGCTGGCAAAGATCAAGGAAGTCAACGAAGACCCCACCACCGACGGGCTCATCGTCCAGCTGCCCCTGCCGAAACACATCAACCAGCAGCATGTCATCAACGCCATTGCGCCGGAAAAGGACATCGACGGATTCCATCCGGCAAACTTCGGCCGCATGACCCTGGGGCAGAAGGCGTTCCGTCCTGCCACCGCCTACGGCATCTGCAAGCTGCTGCAGTTTTACGGGGTGCCGGTCAAGGCAAAGCACTGCGTCGTGATCGGCCGGTCCAACATCGTGGGCAAGCCGATCTCCATCATGCTCTCCAACGACTTCGATATCGGCAACGCCACGGTGACGCTCACCCACATTGAAACTCCGCGCGAGCTCCTGCTGGATGAAACACGCCGGGCGGACATCGTGATCGTTGCCGTGGGCATCCCGGGGTTTGTTACGGCCGATATGGTCAAGGATGGGGTCGTGCTGATAGACGTGGGGATCAATCGTCTGGAGAGCGGCAAGATTGTGGGGGATGTGGATTTCGAAAATGTGGCGCAGAAATGTTCCTGGATCACGCCGGTCCCCGGTGGCGTGGGGAGGATGACCGTTGCCGCCCTGATGATCAATACGCTCATGGCCTACCAGAATAATTTCAATCTGGCCTGACCGGAGTCCATGAGCCGTCTGCTACGCTTCCACGGGGGCGGGGCGCCGTGAGAGGTGTCCCGCCCCTCGTGCGTTCAGTGTCGTTAGGCCGCGAAGCTGTAGTCGTGCGCTTCAACGCACTCGGTTACGGCTTCGAGGAACGAGTTCTCCTGGGGATCAGTGATGATTTCCATCGCGCCGTGGTTAACTGCCCACACCGTTCCGCAGATATCGCAGGTCACGATGTCTTCGGAAAAACCTTCCGAGTGGAGATCGATGGCTACCTGCTGGCCGTGGGCTTTGCATACGGGGCACTTCATGGTGTTGCTCCTTTCATTCTTGACTAGTTTACTGAAACTATAAACGGGTCTCCTGGGGAATGCAAGGGGTGATGTGAAAAAAGTTACAACAAAACAATATGTTACAAGTGCATTGTGTCGCTGTATAGACTGCCATTTGGTTTTAATATGTATACTGATTTTATTTATACTATAACATGCTGTAATTGCATGACTTATTCTTGGGAAACGAAATTTTATTTTGATAACGGGCACTTTGAGTTCATGGGGGCCTTTTGTTACAACCGGGTATCTTCGGCCCATTGCCGCGACTGACTGCCGCATGCAGAACATGAGTTGCAATTGTCGCGATTTCAGTTGGAAAATGCCTTCCTGATTTGCGTCGGAGGCCGGCTACCGGTAAACTTAGTTCTACTTTGCCTCAGGGTGGTGCCGACAGTTCTGAGCGATTCTTTGTTTTGAGCGGGCGTTTTCTCCCGGGAAGAGCCCGGGCCGTCGAGCCCCTGGGGCAAGCAAAAACTGGCATTGACCGACAAGGAGGCATGCACATGGATACTCTTGAAGCAATCAGGACGCGACGGAGCGTGCGGGCGTTTTCCGACCGGCCGGTGGAGCCGGAAAAGCTTCAGACGGTGCTGGAGGCGGCACGGCAGGCGCCCTCCTGGGCGAACATGCAGTGCAGCCGTTTCGTGGTGGTGCAGGATGCCGAAATCAAGGCAAAGATCAGCGAGTTGTCGTTCGTGGAGGCATTTTTCGCGCCGCTCGGCTACCGGACCAACCCGGCCCAGAAGGCGCTCGCCGAAGCGCCGGTGGTGATCGTTGCCTGCGGCGTGCCCGGCGAGTCGGGCGATCTGCGCGGGCAGCAGTACTACATGACGGACGTGGGGATCGCCACGGAAAACCTCATGCTCGCTGCCCATGCCGTGGGACTCGGCTCGGTGTTTGTCGGCGTTTTCGACGAGGAACAGCTCGGCGATCTCCTGGACATCCCGCCGGAGATCAGGATCGTGGGGCTTTTCCCCCTGGGCTATCCCCGGGAGGAGACGCAGGCGAAGTCGGGCCCGGCGCGCAAGCCCCTGGATGAGATCGTGTTCCAGGGCAAGTGGAAGTCCTAGCCGGCCGTTGCAACGGAAGCCGGTGCGGGACCGGCAGAACAGACCGCCCCCGCACCGGCTCTCGACAGATTCCGGCGTCCATGACGGAGGGAAGGGTGCTACGATATCTCGTTGTCCTCTGCCTGGCCCTGGTGCTGCCCCTGCACGGTGGCGCGGCCACCGACGGATCCTCGCCGGTTGAAGAGCACCATCACCATGCTGCGCCGGTTGCGGCGGAGGCAGTCGGCGTGGGAGTCGCCGAGCGGTTGGGGGAGAAGATACCCCTCGATCTGACGTTCAACGACGAAGCCGGCCGGCCGGTTCGCTTGGCGGACCTGGTTACGGGACCGACGATCATCCTGCCCGTTTACTACCGCTGCACCAATGTCTGCAATTTCCTCCAGAACGGCATGGCAGCGGTGATCCCCGAGATACGGCGGAAACCGGGGGATGAGTACCGGGTAATCTCCGTCAGTTTCGACGAGACGGAACCGCCCGATCTGGCTGCCCGTTATCGGCGGATCTACCAGGGGGCCATCACCACGCCGTTCCCTGAGGACGGCTGGCGGTTCCTGACCGGTGACGCGGCGAATATCCGCCGGCTGACCGACGCGATCGGTTACCGCTTCCAGCGGAAGGGGCGCGACTTCGTGCATCCGGTGGCAAGCGTGGTGATCGCCGGGTACGGCACCATCATCCGCTATCTCTACGGGACCTCCTTCCTGCCCAAGGATGTGACCCTGGCCTTGCTGGAGGCGCGGGAGGGGAAAGTCGGCAAGACCATTCGGACGGTGGTGGGATACTGCTTTTCCTTTGATCCGAAGCAGAAAACCTATGTCTTCAACCTGCTGCGCGTGAGCGCCACGGTAGTCATCCTGACAGCCGGGGCATTTCTCGCCTTTCTGCTGACAACGGGGAGAACGGGCGCACGGCAGCGCAAGGGAGGATCATGAACCGGTCTGAACGGACAGGCTCCGCTGCCGGCTTCTGGAGCGATACGGAAAAGGGCGGTATCGGCGCCTGGCTTCTCTCCACCGACCACAAACGGATCGGGCTGCTCTACTTCTGGTCGGTTTTCGGCTTTTTCCTGGTGGGGGTCGTGTTGGGGCTCATCCTCCGGCTTGAGCTGATGGCGCCGGGGCGCACCATCATGGGGCCCGATGCCTACAATGCCTTTTTCACCGTACACGGCGTGGTGATGATCTTTCTCTTCATCATCCCCGGCATTCCCGGCGCCTTCGGCAACATGCTGATGCCGATTCAGATCGGAGCCCGGGACGTGGCCTTTCCCCGGTTGAATCTCCTCTCCTGGTGGCTCTATGCCACCGGAGCCGGGGTGATCCTCCTCTCCCTCGTCACGGGCGGCGGCCCGCCGGACACCGGCTGGACCTTCTACCTCCCCTTCAGCGGTCGCACGGCCACCAACGTTTCCCTGGCGGTTTTCGGGGTCTTCATTGTCGGATTCTCCTCCATCCTGACCGGGATCAATTTCGTAACCACCATCCACCGGCTCCGGGCGGAAGGGATGAGCTGGGGGCGGCTCCCCCTCTTTGTCTGGTCCCTCTACGCCACGGCCTGGGTCCAGATCCTGGCCACGCCGATCCTCGGCATCACCCTGGTCCTGATCATCGCCGAGCGGATCCTGGGGGTCGGCCTCTTCGACCCGAGCCGGGGGGGTGATCCCATCATGTACCAGCACCTCTTCTGGATCTACTCCCACCCGGCGGTTTACATCATGGTCCTGCCTGCCATGGGAGTGGTGTCGGAGATCATCCCGGTCTTTGCCCGAAAACCCATCTTCGGCTACAAGATGATCGCCTTCTCCAGCCTTGCCATCGCCGCGGCCGGGTCGCTCGTCTGGGGACACCACATGTTCACCAGTGGCATGAGCGATACGGCGGTACTGGTCTTCTCCTTCCTCTCCTTCATCGTGGCCATTCCCTCGGCCATCAAGGTCTTCAACTGGGTCTCCACCCTCTACCGGGGATCCATTTCCCTGGACCCGCCCATGCTCTTCGCCCTTTCCTTTATCCTCCTCTTTTCCATCGGCGGGTTGACCGGGCTGGTTCTCGGGGCAGCCGCCACCGATATTCACGTGCACGACACCCACTTCGTGGTGGGGCACTTCCACTACGTCATGTTCGGCGGCGCCGGCTTCGCCTTCTTCGCGGCCATGCACTACTGGCTGCCCAAGTTCTACGGCCGGATGTACGCCCGCCGGCCGGCGGTCGTTGCCTGGGCCCTCATGTTCGTGGGGTTCAACATTCTCTATTTCACCATGAAGGTCCTCGGGATGAAGGGGATGCCCCGGCGCTACTACGACTACCTCCCCGAGTTCGCGGCCCTCAACCTGGCGTCCACCATCGGGAGCTGGATCCTGGCCCTGGGGCTCGCGGTAATGGTGGTGAACCTGTTCCGGGGATTGTGGAAGGGAGAGCCAGTGATCGAGGCGAACCCCTGGGGGGGCGCGACCCTGGAGTGGACCGTGCCGACCCCGCCCCCCACGGAGAACTTTGCCGAGGAACCGGTGGTGACCCACGGACCCTATGACTTCAAGGGAGCGGGGGCCCCATGAGCCACGCCACACACCGGGACTACGCCGGGGCCAAGCTCGGCATGTGGCTCTTTCTCTTTACGGAGATGCTCCTTTTCGGCGGGCTCTTCATCCTCTATGCGGTCTATCTCCACCGCTACCCCGCGGAGTTCGCCGTTGCCGGGCACTGGCTCGACCTGGTCCTGGGCACGGCCAATACGGCGATCCTTCTCACCAGCAGCCTCCTGGCGGCCCTGGCGGTAACGGCGGTCCAGCGGGACGAGGGGCGCGTGGCGTTCCGGGCGCTTGGGGGGACGATCGTCTGCGCCGGCCTCTTCCTGGTCATCAAGTACGCGGAGTGGAGCGCCAAGATCGGCCACGGCATCTATCCCGGCTCGCCGGACCTGGCCGCCGGACCGCCGGGGGAGTCGGTCTTCTTCGGTCTCTACTACCTCACCACCGGGCTTCACGGGCTCCATGTCCTGATCGGCGGAGTCCTGCTGGCGGTGGTGGCGCGGCGGGTCAAGGAAGGTCGGGTTCATGCCGGCGATTACATCTGGCTTGAGAACGGCGCCCTCTACTGGCACCTGGTGGACCTGGTCTGGATTTTCATCTTTCCGCTCTACTACCTCATGCTGTGAGGAGATTGACATGACATCCGGTTCCACAACCCACCGCCCCGTCGGCTACGGCACCCTGGCCTCGGTCTGGGCAGCGCTTCTCCTCCTGACCGGGGCCACGGTCTTTGTGACGCGGCTCGATCTGGGGGGATACAAGGTCGCGGCGGCCCTGGCCATAGCCTCAGCCAAGGGGGGGCTCGTAATCGCCGTGTTCATGCACATGAAATACGAGGGGAGGCTCCTGCGGTGGCTCCTCTTCCTGGCCCTGGTGACCCTGGCCCTGTTCATCGGATTAACCTTTTTCGATGTGCTCTACCGCTGAGGGATTGACGTGCGCGATTTCCCGACCACCACAACCGAAGCCGTCGATCCGGTCTTCATGTTCATCCTGGGTGCCTGCATCCTCCTCCTGACCGGTATCACGGTGGTCATGGTGGCCTTTGTCATCCGCTACCACCGTTCCCGGTCACCCGAACCCACGTCGCAGGCTTCGTCGAATCTCCGGCTGGAGATCGTCTGGACGGCCCTCCCCACGGTGCTGGTGCTGGCCATGTTCTACTACGGCTGGTCCGGCTACCTGTCGCTCCGCCACGTGCCGCCGGGGGCCATGGAGGTGACGGCCGTTGCCCGCATGTGGTCCTGGAGCTTCGAGTACCCCGGCGGCAGGACGAGCCCCCGCCTCTACGTGCCGGTGGGCAAGCCGGTGCGGGTCGATCTGGTGTCCAGGGACGTGCTCCACGGGTTCTACATCCCCGCCTTCCGGGTGAAGCGCGACGTGGTGCCGGGGATGAAGAACCATGTCTGGTTCGTGGCTCCCAAGGCCGGCTCCTACGATATTTTCTGCTCGGTCTACTGCGGCACCGGCCACTCGGCCATGATCACCTCCGTGGAGGCGGTTCCCGAGGAGGAATTCCGGGTCTGGCTCAGCCATGGGGAGGACAGGGAGGCGGAAGGGAAAGGCCATGGGCGGGAACTGCTGGAGAAGCATGGCTGCCTGGGTTGCCACTCCGTTGACGGATCCCTTCGGGTGGGACCCACGCTCAAGGGGATCTGGGGCCACCAGGTGGCCGTGACGGAGGATGGCGTCGAGCGGACCCTGACCGTGGACGAGGCATACCTCGTGCGTTCCATCCGTCAGCCGGCGGCCCAGGTGGTCAAGGGATTCCCGCCGGTCATGCCGCCCTATCCGGGCCTGAGCGATGAAGAGGTGGAGGAGATGGTGGAATTCATCAGGGAGCTCAAGTGATACGGCGGGCCCTTGTTCTCTTCAGGCCCCGGTTGGCGCTGCTGAATGGCATCGCGGCGGTGGCGGGACATGCCCTCGCCCCCCATGCCGCACATGCGACTCTTTGGGCGGCGCTGGCGGGCGTCGCGATCCTGGCCGCCGGGGGCTCGGCCCTCAACCAGGTGCTGGAGCGGGACCTGGACCGCCTCATGGAGCGAACCCGGCAACGGCCCCTGCCCCGGGGCGATCTCTCTCCCGCCATGGCCACTGCCCTTGGCTGTGCCTGCATCGGGGCGGGCCTTTTGCTGCTTGCCGTTGGCGGCCCCGTCCCCCCGCTGCTCGGTGCCGTGGCGCTCGCCTGGTACTTGGCGGTCTATACGCCGCTCAAGCGCCGCACCTCCCTGGCCCTGGCCATCGGGGCCGTGAGCGGCGCACTCCCGCCGGTGATCGGCTGGACCTTGCCGGGGGCGCGCCCGGAGACTATCGGATCATCCTCCTGGCGGGCATCTTCTTTCTCTGGCAGGTTCCCCACTTCTGGCTGTTCCAGCGGCGTCACGCCGACGACTACCGGCGGGCGCGCATCCCGCTGTTCATCCCGGGGACGGGGGGGCGCGACCCGTCCTCCCACGTGCGGCTCTGGCTGGCCGCGCTCGCGGCCAGCGTCCTGCTCCTCCCCGCCTTCGGCCTCATGGGTCCGCACATGGCCCCGTGGATCGCCGCGGTGCCGCTCCTGCTCCTCCCGGCCTGCCGTTCTCGCTCCGAAAGGACCCTCTTTCCCTGGCTCAACGCATTCCCACTCCTGATGACCCTGGCGCTGCTCCTCGGATAGCGGAGCAGCGCCGGCGCCCGTCAGGCCCTGATCATCACCAGCAGCATCTTGAACCGTTCCACGGCCCTCAGGGCGTGGGGGCGATCCGCGGGCATGATGATCATCTGGCCGGCAGCGACCCGGTGGACCTGGCCGTCAATGGTGATGTCGGCGACGCCGTCCACGATCTGGACAAAGGCGTCATAGGGGGCCGTGTGCTCGCTGAGTCCCTGGCCTTCGTCAAAGGCGAACAGGGTTATGGTGCCGATCTTCTTGTCGATGAGGGTGCGGCTCACGACCGAACCGGGCTGGTACTGGGCCAGTTCCGCCATGCCGATGGCGCGTCCCGCGAGTGTTTCGTTCCCTGTGCTCATGATAGCCTCCCGTGCTTCGTGATGGTATGGGTACAGTATGCCGTATCCTGGGCCGATCGCCATTGACGGGAGTCAAGGAAGGCGATTGCGGTCCTTCTCCGCCACAGCGGCTCCGTGCCGGCGCCGCCGCCAGATACCCCGCAGGGCAAAGAACCCCCCGACGGCAGTCAGGGCCCAGATGGTTGCGGTG of Geobacter anodireducens contains these proteins:
- a CDS encoding bifunctional 5,10-methylene-tetrahydrofolate dehydrogenase/5,10-methylene-tetrahydrofolate cyclohydrolase (catalyzes the formation of 5,10-methenyltetrahydrofolate from 5,10-methylenetetrahydrofolate and subsequent formation of 10-formyltetrahydrofolate from 5,10-methenyltetrahydrofolate), with the protein product MNLLDGKKCAESLVAEIARKVAGYTESGLRTPHMTIILVGEHAPSESYVKSKIATSGLAGFESTLLRFPETIRESELLAKIKEVNEDPTTDGLIVQLPLPKHINQQHVINAIAPEKDIDGFHPANFGRMTLGQKAFRPATAYGICKLLQFYGVPVKAKHCVVIGRSNIVGKPISIMLSNDFDIGNATVTLTHIETPRELLLDETRRADIVIVAVGIPGFVTADMVKDGVVLIDVGINRLESGKIVGDVDFENVAQKCSWITPVPGGVGRMTVAALMINTLMAYQNNFNLA
- a CDS encoding nitroreductase codes for the protein MDTLEAIRTRRSVRAFSDRPVEPEKLQTVLEAARQAPSWANMQCSRFVVVQDAEIKAKISELSFVEAFFAPLGYRTNPAQKALAEAPVVIVACGVPGESGDLRGQQYYMTDVGIATENLMLAAHAVGLGSVFVGVFDEEQLGDLLDIPPEIRIVGLFPLGYPREETQAKSGPARKPLDEIVFQGKWKS
- a CDS encoding cytochrome-c oxidase, translating into MLRYLVVLCLALVLPLHGGAATDGSSPVEEHHHHAAPVAAEAVGVGVAERLGEKIPLDLTFNDEAGRPVRLADLVTGPTIILPVYYRCTNVCNFLQNGMAAVIPEIRRKPGDEYRVISVSFDETEPPDLAARYRRIYQGAITTPFPEDGWRFLTGDAANIRRLTDAIGYRFQRKGRDFVHPVASVVIAGYGTIIRYLYGTSFLPKDVTLALLEAREGKVGKTIRTVVGYCFSFDPKQKTYVFNLLRVSATVVILTAGAFLAFLLTTGRTGARQRKGGS
- a CDS encoding cytochrome c oxidase subunit I; translated protein: MNRSERTGSAAGFWSDTEKGGIGAWLLSTDHKRIGLLYFWSVFGFFLVGVVLGLILRLELMAPGRTIMGPDAYNAFFTVHGVVMIFLFIIPGIPGAFGNMLMPIQIGARDVAFPRLNLLSWWLYATGAGVILLSLVTGGGPPDTGWTFYLPFSGRTATNVSLAVFGVFIVGFSSILTGINFVTTIHRLRAEGMSWGRLPLFVWSLYATAWVQILATPILGITLVLIIAERILGVGLFDPSRGGDPIMYQHLFWIYSHPAVYIMVLPAMGVVSEIIPVFARKPIFGYKMIAFSSLAIAAAGSLVWGHHMFTSGMSDTAVLVFSFLSFIVAIPSAIKVFNWVSTLYRGSISLDPPMLFALSFILLFSIGGLTGLVLGAAATDIHVHDTHFVVGHFHYVMFGGAGFAFFAAMHYWLPKFYGRMYARRPAVVAWALMFVGFNILYFTMKVLGMKGMPRRYYDYLPEFAALNLASTIGSWILALGLAVMVVNLFRGLWKGEPVIEANPWGGATLEWTVPTPPPTENFAEEPVVTHGPYDFKGAGAP
- a CDS encoding cytochrome C oxidase subunit III — its product is MSHATHRDYAGAKLGMWLFLFTEMLLFGGLFILYAVYLHRYPAEFAVAGHWLDLVLGTANTAILLTSSLLAALAVTAVQRDEGRVAFRALGGTIVCAGLFLVIKYAEWSAKIGHGIYPGSPDLAAGPPGESVFFGLYYLTTGLHGLHVLIGGVLLAVVARRVKEGRVHAGDYIWLENGALYWHLVDLVWIFIFPLYYLML
- a CDS encoding cytochrome-c oxidase; amino-acid sequence: MTSGSTTHRPVGYGTLASVWAALLLLTGATVFVTRLDLGGYKVAAALAIASAKGGLVIAVFMHMKYEGRLLRWLLFLALVTLALFIGLTFFDVLYR
- a CDS encoding cytochrome C oxidase subunit II encodes the protein MRDFPTTTTEAVDPVFMFILGACILLLTGITVVMVAFVIRYHRSRSPEPTSQASSNLRLEIVWTALPTVLVLAMFYYGWSGYLSLRHVPPGAMEVTAVARMWSWSFEYPGGRTSPRLYVPVGKPVRVDLVSRDVLHGFYIPAFRVKRDVVPGMKNHVWFVAPKAGSYDIFCSVYCGTGHSAMITSVEAVPEEEFRVWLSHGEDREAEGKGHGRELLEKHGCLGCHSVDGSLRVGPTLKGIWGHQVAVTEDGVERTLTVDEAYLVRSIRQPAAQVVKGFPPVMPPYPGLSDEEVEEMVEFIRELK
- a CDS encoding cupin — protein: MSTGNETLAGRAIGMAELAQYQPGSVVSRTLIDKKIGTITLFAFDEGQGLSEHTAPYDAFVQIVDGVADITIDGQVHRVAAGQMIIMPADRPHALRAVERFKMLLVMIRA